In Thermothelomyces thermophilus ATCC 42464 chromosome 5, complete sequence, the sequence CTTGAAAGTAACATGTGTCGGCCCCATGTAACTCGTAGGCAACGTTTGAGCAGCTGATTGTGCGCTACGATGTAGTGCTCCCAATAATGCTCTTTTCGTGGTAAGGATTGCGCGAGGTGAGCAATGTTGACAGTTTGCAATACCCTTTCATGGCTCCTGTATTATGTGGATGAGATCCAGGAGCCACTTGCTGTTGAAGTTGCAGAGTGTGGCACGGACGCCAGCCACAGGAATGCTGATTCTCGGTTGGAGCCAAAAATGAAGTTACGTTCCGGAGTACACGGCTAAGCTGGGGCCATTTTCAAAAATGGTTCCAGGCCAACTTTCGAGGCGAGTTTGCTGGTTTGGGACGTGTTATGACGCTCGGGCCATCGCGTCACCTTGCGCCGTGTACGGATGTATTTTTTTGCCAAATCACATTGCCCGTCGGAATGGATCCACTTTTTGCGCGGTTCCCCCAAATCAGCAGAGCCACTCCTGCCATGCGTGTCCAGCTACAAAAAGGCCATGTTCCCCTCGCAGTTGGCGATTCTTCCTCCATCAATCAACTTCTTTTTCCCGCATCGCGTCCACAACATTAAGCTCCATCAACGACTTTCAGTCACACCTCATTCTTCGTCAACCGAATCTTAGATCATTTTACAATGGCCCCTAAGGCTGACAAAAAGCCCGCCTCGAAGGCCCCCGCCAATGTGGCCTCCAAGGCTCCGGAGAAGAAGGATGCCGGCAAGAAGACCGCGCCCTCGGGCGACAAGAAGAAGCGGAGCAAGGCTCGCAAGGAGACCTACTCCTCCTATATCTACAAGGGTAAGTTCACTATGACTGTGAACATGCAACATGCGTCGTGTGCTTTGCCCCATTCCACGCGCGTAATGGGTCGCTGACGCTTTTAAAAGTCCTCAAGCAGGTCCACCCCGACACTGGCATCTCCAACCGCGCCATGTCTATTCTGAACTCTTTCGTGAACGGTGAGTCTCATTCCGATATGCCTCACGGCAACATTATTCTGACATTACAACCAGATATCTTCGAGCGCGTCGCCACCGAGGCCTCTAAGCTCGCTGCCTACAACAAGAAGTCGACCATCTCGTCGCGCGAAATTCAGACATCGGTCCGCCTCATCCTCCCCGGCGAGCTGGCCAAGCACGCCGTGTCCGAAGGCACTAAGGCCGTCACCAAGTACTCGTCCAGCACGAAATAAGCAGTCGGGTTGGGTTTtgcttttctcttttttttttctaggGCACAGGGTTTGCTTGGCATTTGGGAGTCATGATGAGGCTGGCCAAGGCATGCGCGCCCCTTGGAGTCTCTTAATGCAATGCGTCACGGATGGTCTGCTTTTTGGGGGCAATGTTTTTTCACGGTTACGGGGTTTGCGGTTGTACAATACCTGCCTTGACATCAGGGTTTTGGGCGAAATGAACTCGTGCATATGATCAACATCAAATTCCTTCGTGCGTATTAATGAACTTGAACAAAAGCGCGGACGGTGTGAGTGTCACGAGTATTGCGCAAACCGCATGCCATTGCACCGCATGCCATTGCGATCCTTGCACTGTAGCTCTGGAGTGGAATCGCGATGGGCTGAGATGTTGACCACAAACGGGGTTGGCGTGCTTGACTTTGAACATATCATACCTCTTAAAACTAGTCCTAGAGATGTCTTAACCAAGGCCAGCTTTCGAGCGTTTCATAACCTGCGCCACTGGCTCCAGGATGCCCTGATTGTCCGATGCGCCTAAGGCCATCCCCTTGCTCCAGCCCATCTTCTCCAGCATCGCGCGTCCTTTATTCTCCCGTCCAAGCTCCGGAACAGAAGCGCCCACGATTTCTCCCTCCCGGAGCGTCAGTGCCTTATGTCCAGATCGGCTCCCGCCTGTGTTTCGGGTCAAGCCAGTTTTCTGGACCTTAACGTCGACGCGGTGGAAGTATTTGCGATGGATACGCGACGCCATTTGATCCACGTGGCGCGCCGCATCCTCGAATCGGGTCGATGCGTACCGGACCGTTCGGTTCGTCCGATATAGCACGGGACGGCGCTGATCACCCTTGCCGGTGGACTGTGACTTGATGTCGAACTTACTTGCAAGCTCGTGGAGGACCTTGCGCGCATGTTTATCGAGCGGCGGGAACTCGAGGCTGAACTCCGTTAGATTTCACGTTGCCGTCTTTCAAGGTAGCCTACTTACCGTTCCGCGGATCCGACAAGGAATGATGTAAGTTCGAGTTTGATATCGTCCAACCTCATCCCGGATAGGTATTTGACGCGCAGGTCGTCAGGACCTGCTTCTTTACCCAACAAGCCCTGGGATCGAAGGGTCTCGCGCTCTTGTTTGCGGCTTTTCTTCCGCTCTCGATCTCGCTGCCAGGCAGTTTTCAGAGCTGCCTCAATTTCCGAATCAGAAACATTGAAGTTGGGTGGGTGCTTGCTGCGTCGCTTGCGCGTCCGCCCGCTGAGATAACCCCAGTCAGCGAGGTCAAGACAATCGAAGGCGTCGGCAACTTGGGTAGCGCTGGGGGGTTCGTGTGGTGCCCGACCGGAGTTTGCCTTGAGGACGCGTTTCTCCTTCGATTTTCTTGTGCCCGTATCCGCAAAGGCGCTGGTAAGGAGGAGCAAATCATCGCTACCCATCCCCAGCTCTTCCTGCTCGGCAAAGAGACGGGCAAGCGCCTCATCCTTTGTATCCGCGTCCATGTCGTGATCGTCCTCGCTCTCTACGAAGTCGACCATACCGGTATCGCTGGCGTCCGATTCCGCAAACTCTTCAACTTCATCCAGTGGATTGTCGCCCTTGGGTGACTTTTCGTCTGTGACGCCGAAATCGATCGCATCATCGTCGCCACCAAGATCCCGATGGCAAGTTAGTGGCTGAATCTGGTTCGCGAGGAGGTCATCGTCAGAACTTGCGGCCATATTAGCAATGTAATCTGCCAATATTGCATCCTCCTCAGCGTCTTTCATTGCTTCGAGAGCCTGCAAACGTCTGCGCCGGGCCTTTGAACGCTTCTGAGATACTTGGCTTGGAGGCCTGGTGTTCTGAGCATTTCCTTTCTCGAAACGACTCAATATCACCTCCGAATTGTGTTTATCGTGCTCCTCCGGGGGGGCGGGAGTAGCCCTAGGAAAATTCTCATTCCCCAAGAGGGGCCTCCGACTATTAGCAGTACGACCTTTGAAAAGGATAATCTCCTCGCTCGAGTCAGATTCGGCGGATGAGGACCTCGGACTCGCAATCTTCGGCGGAGTGATAGAGGGATCAATTGTTGGCTCATTCTCTGCGAGATCAAAGAAGAACAACTCTTTTGTTTCGCCGCCTTCGCTTATCGACGGTTGGTCCAAGCTACCT encodes:
- a CDS encoding histone H2B-like protein (Contains conserved domain H2B [smart00427]. Contains conserved domain H2B [smart00427]) gives rise to the protein MAPKADKKPASKAPANVASKAPEKKDAGKKTAPSGDKKKRSKARKETYSSYIYKVLKQVHPDTGISNRAMSILNSFVNDIFERVATEASKLAAYNKKSTISSREIQTSVRLILPGELAKHAVSEGTKAVTKYSSSTK